Proteins found in one Hirundo rustica isolate bHirRus1 chromosome 9, bHirRus1.pri.v3, whole genome shotgun sequence genomic segment:
- the PALMD gene encoding palmdelphin: MEEAELLKERFQAITDKRKLQEEITQKRLKVEEEKMKHQHLKKKVLREKWLLDGFSSMTPKEEEEMQKQNQEDQQRTHELEQDIFRLEKEIEALERQEMEVSAREEAILKKLKSVEKTTEDIIKSVKTEKAGFEKEAADYIYASIPDLPKYFRPSALRSTAHADTDDEEKRKALFAMEIKVEKDMKTGENTVLSTIPLPSKEFKETGIKVYDDGRKSVYAVSSNGSTTQNGMDELAPVEVEDLLRQATEKNSQSPTEYHEPVFANKFCRPVTPQKDKLVPGPKLEGSDKREMNGFSNHQTEFSSKTEPSMQQNKENGLDLPKVTQPTSPSPVISHTEKKVHTNPENRMIHNEERNSAHEELTPYQNIRERHSETRFLNPSHPNEASPAPQDEEDVHYNIVQAVPCYVDESEPVTMVFMGYQRIDDDDAEANQKLSRYDGVIRAELVIIDDDDEDDSKSEKPAYHPIGHYSQVYQPPNRKTTEAQQANAVSSLGARLNNVPHKNSISLQEQEERLSSPTHHAHLHSQMSGDGTEDPSLTALRMRMAKLGKKVL; this comes from the exons GACAAAAGAAAACTGCAAGAAGAAATTACACAGAAACGTTTAAAagtagaagaggaaaaaatgaaacatcaaCATTTAAAG AAAAAGGTCTTGCGAGAAAAATGGCTCCTGGATGGTTTTAGTTCTATGACtccaaaagaagaagaagaaatgcaaaagcagaaTCAGGAGGACCAACAACGGACTCATGAGCTGGAGCAAGACATTTTCAG ACTGGAGAAGGAAATTGAGGCTCTGGAAAGACAAGAAATGGAAGTCTCAGCTAGGGAAGAAgcaattttaaagaaactgaaatctgttgagaaaacaacagaagacATAATAAAG TCTGTGAAGACTGAAAAAGCTGGATTTGAAAAAG AGGCAGCAGACTACATATATGCCAGCATCCCTGACCTTCCCAAGTATTTCAGACCTTCTGCACTGAGAAGTACAGCACATGCTGACACAGAtgatgaagaaaagagaaaag CATTGTTTGCCATGGAAattaaggttgaaaaagacATGAAGACAGGTGAAAACACAGTGTTATCAACCATACCTCTTCCCTCAAAGGAGTTTAAAGAGACAGGAATTAAAGTCTATGATGATGGCAGAAAATCAGTCTATGCAGTGTCCTCAAATGGGAGCACAACACAAAATGGGATGGATGAACTTGCTCCTGTTGAAGTGGAAGACCTGCTACGGCaggcaactgaaaaaaattctcagtctCCCACAGAGTATCATGAACCTGTCTTTGCAAACAAATTCTGCAGGCCAGTTACTCCTCAGAAAGACAAATTAGTCCCTGGACCAAAACTGGAAGGCAGTGACAAAAGAGAGATGAATGGATTTAGCAATCATCAGACAGAGTTCTCCTCCAAAACAGAGCCCTCTATGCAGCAAAATAAAGAGAATGGCCTTGATCTTCCAAAGGTAACACAACCAACGTCTCCCTCTCCAGTAATTTCCCATACAGAGAAGAAAGTGCACACTAATCCTGAGAACAGGATGATTCataatgaagaaagaaattccGCACATGAGGAATTAACACCTTACCAGAATATAAGGGAAAGACATAGTGAGACGAGGTTTTTAAATCCCTCTCATCCTAATGAAGCATCCCCTGCACCTCAAGATGAGGAAGATGTTCATTACAACATTGTCCAGGCTGTACCTTGTTACGTGGATGAATCTGAACCTGTAACAATGGTTTTCATGGGCTATCAGCGCATTGATGATGACGATGCAGAAGCAAACCAGAAGTTGTCCCGATACGATGGGGTTATCCGTGCAGAACTAGTTATCATTGATGACGATGATGAAGATGACAGCAAATCTGAGAAACCAGCATATCATCCCATAGGCCATTACAGTCAAGTTTATCAGCCACCAAACAGGAAAACCACAGAAGCCCAACAGGCAAACGCTGTGAGCAGTCTGGGTGCAAGGCTGAACAACGTACCCCACAAAAATTCCATCTCCCTGCAAGAACAAGAGGAACGCTTAAGCTCACCAACACACCATGCCCATCTTCACAGCCAGATGTCTGGAGATGGTACAGAAGATCCCTCGCTAACAg